The Abditibacteriaceae bacterium sequence CGAATCCGGTTGATGACAACGACACGGAATTGCACGCCGAAGACACCGGCATTCGTTGGGTTGGTGCCGCGATTCTCGATCATCCCGACAATCCGGCTCACCCGACGCCGTTCTTTGCACTCAAACGTGATGCTTTTCTTTCTGCTGCACCGCTTTCGGGTGGCCCTCTTACGATTGAAGCCGACGAAACGGTGCGCTGGAAATATCGCGTTTTCGTCCACGACGGGCGCGGCGATGCTGCCCGCCTCGACGCGTTGTGGAACGAATTCACTCAGTAATCCCAGACAAACAAAAAGAGTACAGCCGAAATCGGCCGTACTCTTTTTGTTTACGGAAGAACTTCTACAGCTTTGCCCGCTTCCAGATTTTTTCCGGCACCAGACAGAGCAGCGTCATAATGATTTTCCATGGCGCGGGCGTGTAAACGATGTCAGCGCGTCGCCGCACCGCACGCACGATTTCTTTTGCCACCTTTTCCGGCGAAGCCAAGAGCGGCAATTTATCCAGCCCCCACGTCATGCTGGTATCAAGTGGGCCCGGTTTGATGGTTGTGACGCTTGTGCCGCTCGCCGCCAAACGTTGACGTAAGCCCTGCGCGTAAATCGAGACTGCGCCTTTAGCCGAACCGTAAATGTAATTGCTTTGTCGCCCGCGATCTCCAGCGACCGAGGAAACAACACAAATCCAGCCGCGCTTATTTGAAGTTCGGGTTTCATGATAATCGGCGGCGATGTTTAGAATCGAGACGGCGCCCGAATAATTGCCATCAATCGTTTGCTTGCTCAGTTGCCAGTCGGCAGCAGATTCTTCCTGCCCAAACATCGTTCCAAAGCACAAGCACAGGCCATGAATCTCGCCATTGGCCGCTGCCAGAGCCCGCTTCCAGAACGCCGGATGCGTGCGATAATTGATCGCATCGAACGCCAGCGTTTGCACATTCGCCCCAAAGCGCACGCGCAAATCGGCAGCGATGGTTTCGAGTTCTTCGGCATCGCGCGCGGCAAGAATAAGAGCATAGCGGCGGCGCGCCCACTCGGTTGCAAGCGCGCGCGCAAGGCCCGATGTTGCGCCCAGAATCAAAACTGTTTTCATATTTTGAGACGCCGCGACAGCGACGATTGAAATTTGTTGTTCGGGTCGAGCTTCGCTTTGGTTTCTCGCCATTCGTCGAGTCGCGCGTACATTTTTGGTAGATTTTCTGGCAAGAGCGTCGTATCTTTCGCCAGATACACGCGACCGCCGCAATCGAGAACAATGTCATCCAGTTCGCGCGCGAATTCGACCGTACTCTCGTTCATTGGCAAATCGAGCGCGAGCGTGTGTCCTGCAATCGGGAACGAAAGCGGTGCATCATCGCTTTCGCCAAAGGTTTTGAGAACCGCGAGAAACGAAGGCCGACTCGACTCCGCTAGTTTTTCCAACAGAGTACGCAAACCGGAGCGCGACGATTCATGCGGCAACGCGCATTGATATTGAACGAAGCCGCGCGCACCGTAAATCTTGTTCCAACCGGCGACACCGTCGAGTGGATAAAAGAACTCGTCCCATGACACGAGTTTGTCACCGCTCGGGTGCGTTGCGTAGTACGCGGTGTTAAACGCGCGCACCGACAGCGGATTGAGCGCCCAATCGGGAAAATCGATCGGTACCGGCTTTTGTTTCTTGCTCTTCACGCGCAGAGGTTTCGCTTCCTCTTGCGTGGCATGGTTGCCGCGAATCAGAACGCCGCGTCCGAGGTTGTCGCCCGACGCCAGCAGATCGAGCCACGCGACCGAATATTGAAAACCACCATCGGCGTCGAAAGCTTCCAGCGTTTCCTGCAAATTCTGAGTACGGTCGAATTTGGCGCTAATCGCGGAACTTTCGACGGAAAACAAACGCAGGCGCGCGCGGGTGATAATTCCGGTCAGACCCATTCCACCGATGGTTGCCCAAAACGCTTCGGCGTTTTCGGTTCGCGAGCAGTGGAGCAGTTCGCCCGACGCCACCAGCAAATCGAACTCTTCGAGAAAATGCGCAATCGTGCCATCGCGATGATGATTTTTACCATGCACATCGCACGCAATCGCGCCGCCGACCGAGACGAATTTCGTTCCGGGCGTCACCGGCAAAAACCAGCCGCGCGGCCCGAAAGTTTCGATGATGTCGGCGAAACTCGCGCCGCCTTCACATTCCAAGATGCCGTCTTCAAAAGATAGAAAGCGATTGAGTTTTTCGGTCAAAACCAGCCCATGCGGATTGAGGGCAGCGTCGCCATAAGCACGCCCCAGACCGCGCGCGAGAACATCGTATTCTGCGGCGATTTCGCGCACATCACGCGCTTTATCGGGCCGCCACGCGCGGCACTCTTCCGTCGGATAACGTCCCCAACCGGCAAACGATTTTGTCGCGCTTTTCATAGGCCAAGTAAAACAGAAAGAGTACGGTCGAAATCGACCGTACTCTTTCTCTCTAATCCATCTCTGGGTCGTCTTCCTTCCATTTGTAATGCGAAGTGCCTACGCGTTCCCGCGAAACAATTTTACCGTTCTTACGCACAACGCGGAATAATTGCGCTTTCTTTTCGCGTTCTCCCAG is a genomic window containing:
- a CDS encoding SDR family NAD(P)-dependent oxidoreductase, yielding MKTVLILGATSGLARALATEWARRRYALILAARDAEELETIAADLRVRFGANVQTLAFDAINYRTHPAFWKRALAAANGEIHGLCLCFGTMFGQEESAADWQLSKQTIDGNYSGAVSILNIAADYHETRTSNKRGWICVVSSVAGDRGRQSNYIYGSAKGAVSIYAQGLRQRLAASGTSVTTIKPGPLDTSMTWGLDKLPLLASPEKVAKEIVRAVRRRADIVYTPAPWKIIMTLLCLVPEKIWKRAKL
- a CDS encoding FAD-binding oxidoreductase, which codes for MKSATKSFAGWGRYPTEECRAWRPDKARDVREIAAEYDVLARGLGRAYGDAALNPHGLVLTEKLNRFLSFEDGILECEGGASFADIIETFGPRGWFLPVTPGTKFVSVGGAIACDVHGKNHHRDGTIAHFLEEFDLLVASGELLHCSRTENAEAFWATIGGMGLTGIITRARLRLFSVESSAISAKFDRTQNLQETLEAFDADGGFQYSVAWLDLLASGDNLGRGVLIRGNHATQEEAKPLRVKSKKQKPVPIDFPDWALNPLSVRAFNTAYYATHPSGDKLVSWDEFFYPLDGVAGWNKIYGARGFVQYQCALPHESSRSGLRTLLEKLAESSRPSFLAVLKTFGESDDAPLSFPIAGHTLALDLPMNESTVEFARELDDIVLDCGGRVYLAKDTTLLPENLPKMYARLDEWRETKAKLDPNNKFQSSLSRRLKI